A window from Sinanaerobacter sp. ZZT-01 encodes these proteins:
- the dut gene encoding dUTP diphosphatase, whose product MNIKIKSASGRLPQYETEGSAGLDLRASIDETIRLKPMERKLIPTGIFIELPQGFEAQVRARSGLSIRHGISMANGVGTIDSDYRGEIKVLLINMGDKEFEIRDGDRIAQLVIAKYERIEWEETKNLSETRRGSGGFGHTGI is encoded by the coding sequence ATGAATATAAAAATTAAAAGTGCAAGCGGACGATTACCGCAGTATGAAACAGAAGGTTCAGCAGGTTTGGATTTACGAGCCTCTATAGATGAAACGATACGACTGAAACCGATGGAGCGTAAACTGATTCCGACTGGAATTTTTATTGAACTTCCACAGGGATTTGAAGCACAGGTACGTGCGAGAAGCGGACTGTCAATTAGACATGGGATTAGTATGGCTAATGGAGTGGGTACGATTGACAGTGACTACCGAGGTGAGATTAAAGTTTTACTGATTAATATGGGTGATAAAGAATTTGAGATTCGCGACGGCGACCGCATTGCTCAGCTCGTGATTGCAAAATATGAAAGAATTGAATGGGAAGAAACTAAAAACTTGTCTGAAACTCGTAGGGGTTCAGGAGGTTTTGGACATACAGGAATTTAA
- a CDS encoding pitrilysin family protein, translated as MLINRILDCGIRVAMEKIPYVQSASIGIWVKAGSADENEINSGISHFIEHMLFKGTELRSAKEIASDVDKIGGHINAFTGKEATCYYLKTLDSNLEKGCEILLDMLLNSKFDPDEMAKERMVICEEMKMIEDSPDEYAQDLISEAVFHGTDLQSPIIGTEKSLMGIQRDDIMDYMGKEYTRDNIVISLAGNFNEDKVCEFLEGKLHSLNEKKERKALKIAEYKPTYLVKTKEIEQSHICLGLKGIELEHKLYYAMAVLNNIMGGSMSSRLFQNIREEKGLAYSVYSAAAAYVNLGSFTIYAGVSHNKVKDAIYGIMEELHSLKNNGITQEEFLTAKEQLKSNYIFGLENVNGRMFTIGKNTLLLGKVHTPEEVLRNISGVTMEQIFDTANIISDVKQYSAVLVGRKEVDLKGILQKS; from the coding sequence ATGTTAATAAATAGAATTTTAGATTGCGGCATTCGGGTTGCTATGGAAAAAATACCCTATGTGCAATCGGCGTCAATAGGAATTTGGGTAAAGGCAGGTTCGGCAGATGAAAATGAAATAAATTCCGGAATCTCCCATTTTATTGAGCATATGCTGTTTAAAGGGACTGAGCTGCGCTCTGCAAAGGAAATTGCTTCCGATGTAGATAAAATAGGGGGTCATATTAATGCATTTACGGGAAAAGAGGCAACTTGTTATTATCTCAAAACTTTAGATTCTAATTTGGAAAAGGGTTGTGAGATATTACTTGATATGCTGTTAAATTCAAAATTCGACCCTGATGAAATGGCAAAAGAAAGAATGGTCATTTGTGAAGAAATGAAGATGATCGAAGATTCCCCAGACGAATATGCTCAGGATTTAATCAGCGAAGCAGTTTTTCATGGAACGGATTTGCAAAGTCCAATTATCGGTACAGAAAAATCACTGATGGGCATTCAAAGAGATGACATTATGGATTATATGGGTAAAGAATATACGCGTGATAATATTGTAATCTCTTTGGCGGGAAATTTTAATGAAGATAAAGTTTGCGAGTTTCTAGAAGGAAAGCTCCATTCTTTAAATGAAAAAAAAGAAAGAAAAGCATTAAAAATTGCTGAATATAAGCCGACTTATCTTGTAAAAACGAAAGAAATCGAGCAGTCACATATCTGCCTTGGGTTAAAGGGAATTGAACTGGAGCATAAGCTTTATTACGCAATGGCTGTCTTAAATAACATTATGGGCGGAAGTATGAGCTCTAGATTGTTTCAAAATATTCGTGAAGAAAAAGGACTGGCATATTCTGTTTATTCTGCGGCTGCAGCATATGTAAACTTAGGAAGTTTTACGATTTATGCGGGAGTCAGCCATAATAAAGTAAAAGATGCGATTTATGGTATTATGGAAGAATTACATTCTTTAAAAAATAACGGCATTACGCAAGAAGAATTTTTAACTGCAAAAGAGCAGTTGAAGAGCAATTATATTTTTGGACTTGAGAATGTAAATGGACGTATGTTTACCATCGGGAAAAATACATTGTTGTTAGGAAAGGTTCATACGCCAGAAGAGGTCTTGAGAAATATCAGCGGAGTAACGATGGAGCAAATATTTGATACTGCAAATATCATTTCAGATGTGAAACAGTATTCAGCAGTTTTGGTAGGCAGAAAGGAAGTAGATTTAAAAGGAATTTTACAAAAATCCTAG
- a CDS encoding polysaccharide deacetylase family protein, translating into MLKWKKYTFLIVGTIAILFGIYQIAAFFIVLFGPVESTCGRGIQAAAVKGEEDIVMRSGPLESQKLSFTCNVDWGEEVLPGMLDTLKEKDIKITFFICGRWAEKNPSLLRRMYVEGHEIQSHGYSHKLSTKISKEQEKEEMEKTEDAIALYIGEKPSVYAPPSGDYDSETLELCREMNYKLSLWSSDTIDWKPGSTKDIIKERILKKDLSGAIVLMHPKPETAKALPEMIDEIQQKNITIVPLREMGIY; encoded by the coding sequence ATGTTGAAGTGGAAAAAATATACGTTTCTCATTGTCGGTACGATCGCTATTCTATTTGGAATTTATCAAATAGCTGCTTTTTTTATTGTTTTATTTGGACCGGTTGAAAGCACTTGCGGAAGAGGGATACAGGCAGCCGCTGTAAAAGGAGAAGAAGATATTGTAATGCGAAGCGGACCACTGGAAAGCCAAAAGTTATCTTTTACCTGTAATGTAGATTGGGGAGAAGAAGTTTTACCGGGTATGTTGGATACGTTAAAAGAAAAGGATATAAAAATTACATTTTTTATATGTGGAAGATGGGCGGAAAAAAATCCGAGCTTGCTTCGACGGATGTACGTAGAGGGACATGAGATACAAAGTCACGGGTATTCGCATAAACTTAGTACGAAAATATCAAAAGAGCAGGAAAAAGAAGAAATGGAGAAAACGGAGGACGCAATTGCTCTTTATATAGGTGAGAAACCTTCTGTATATGCGCCACCCTCAGGAGATTATGATAGTGAAACGCTTGAACTGTGCCGAGAGATGAATTATAAGCTGTCTCTTTGGTCATCAGATACCATAGATTGGAAGCCGGGCTCTACAAAGGATATTATAAAAGAACGTATTTTGAAAAAAGATTTATCTGGCGCTATTGTTTTAATGCATCCAAAGCCGGAAACAGCGAAAGCCTTACCGGAAATGATAGATGAAATACAGCAGAAAAATATAACGATCGTTCCACTGAGAGAAATGGGAATTTATTAG